The following coding sequences are from one Chelonoidis abingdonii isolate Lonesome George chromosome 4, CheloAbing_2.0, whole genome shotgun sequence window:
- the GREP1 gene encoding glycine-rich extracellular protein 1: MGLRTLHAGLFLLLLLLCLARGSLQGGVKPQANGALGRLYLPSLIWGAGGVHPKAGLGPAGAKAGPYTGYGPQGLPPGPGAQNGFGMAPGVRVKPGKAGYGVPAGYGAGLGGYSQGAKQKPGYFHAALPLGGFGAGPRAGSSPRAQQGYAGIGGRYLVNGAQFGYGNGYGAGGNGHPGAGLQSGYGNGAQATYLGRFASPGTDLSAAKFDLGQLPYNGQPQQAMPTGLGRDYSAGKYGGTGQLTYRAQPARPSALDGNGNGPGYANRGDLQANGLAAGGYGPLIAGQAPGGYGLTPAAHGGKEAKYGLNGFLGNGYRGRCPPGKC, encoded by the exons ATGGGGCTGCGGACCCTGCACGCTGGgctgtttttgctgctgctgctgctatgccTGGCCAGGGGCAGCCTGCAGGGgg GAGTGAAACCACAGGCAAACGGAGCCCTAGGGCGTCTCTACCTCCCATcgctgatctggg gtgcagggggagttcACCCTAAAGCTGGGCTGGGACCAGCTGGAGCCAAGGCAG GACCATACACCGGCTATGGACCCCAAGGACTGCCACCAGGACCGG GAGCTCAGAATGGGTTTGGAATGGCACCAGGTGTACGAGTGAAGCCGGGCAaagcag GCTATGGGGTCCCTGCCGGTTACGGTGCAG GATTAGGTGGTTATTCCCAGGGTGCAAAACAAAAGCCAG GGTACTTCCATGCTGCGCTGCCCCTGGGAG GTTTTGGGGCAGGACCCAGAGCTGGCAGCTCCCCCAGAGCTCAACAAG GCTACGCTGGAATAGGCGGTCGGTACCTAGTCAATGGAGCACAGTTTGGCTACGGGAATG GCTATGGTGCAGGAGGAAATGGTCACCCTGGGGCCGGACTCCAGTCAGGATATGGCAACG GTGCCCAGGCCACGTACTTGGGGCGTTTCGCTAGCCCTGGCACAGATCTCTCAGCTGCTAAATTTG ACCTGGGCCAGCTCCCATACAATGGGCAGCCCCAACAGGCCATGCCCACGGGTCTAGGGAGAGACTACAGCGCTGGGAAATATG GTGGCACAGGGCAGCTGACGTATAGGGCACAACCGGCTAGGCCCAGTGCCCTGGATG GCAATGGGAACGGACCGGGATATGCAAATAGAGGGGATCTGCAAGCTAACGGACTGGCTGCTG GGGGATACGGGCCACTCATAGCAGGACAAGCTCCCGGGGGCTATGGACTAACTCCAGCAGCACACG GAGGCAAGGAGGCCAAGTATGGCCTGAACGGCTTTCTGGGGAATGGATACAGAG GTCGCTGCCCTCCCGGGAAGTGCTGA
- the PAQR4 gene encoding LOW QUALITY PROTEIN: progestin and adipoQ receptor family member 4 (The sequence of the model RefSeq protein was modified relative to this genomic sequence to represent the inferred CDS: inserted 2 bases in 1 codon; deleted 1 base in 1 codon) yields the protein MEFRRSRRYNLAGKIKRNRAPLLSNRQRPAAFMLMRKDAIWRASGEAAPRDAAELTRGGGPGHGLPGGPRLLDWALPRHLQFNRFVLTGXPPASSGSGCAADLFYLHNELGNIHTHGIPLLGFVFLLPLSIPWARISVGWLAVVHYLACVVPQLGSVLYHLFMNHEGGPAVYHTLLTLDMCGVCMVNTLGALPIIYCTLACSPLPRSAALLAYTALSSYAIICAVTAHSNVRRLRSFAWQALFRFFFFYLRWAGLGTGHPSSLRSYLIMDGLALLGGVINISRVPERWQPGRFDYWFNSHQIMHVLVVVSILYLHWGVVADLLWVTSYACPQD from the exons ATGGAATTCCGGCGATCCCGCCGCTACAACCTGGCTGGCAAGATCAAGCGAAACCGGGCGCCGCTCTTGTCCAATAGGCAGCGGCCGGCAGCCTTTATGCTAATGAGGAAGGACGCCATTTG GCGTGCGAGCGGGGAGGCGGCGCCCCGGGATGCGGCGGAGCTGACCCGGGGGGGCGGCCCCGGCCATGGCCTACCTGGGGGGCCCCGGCTGCTGGACTGGGCGCTCCCCCGCCACCTGCAGTTCAACCGCTTCGTGCTGACGGG ACCGCCGGCGAGCTCGGGCTCGGGCTGCGCTGCGGACCTCTTCTACCTGCACAACGAGCTGGGC AACATTCACACGCACG GCATCCCCCTGTTGGGCTtcgtcttcctgctgcccctgtcCATCCCGTGGGCGCGGATCTCGGTGGGCTGGCTGGCCGTGGTGCACTACCTGGCCTGCGTGGTGCCCCAGCTGGGCAGCGTGCTCTACCACCTCTTCATGAACCACGAGGGGGGGCCAGCCGTCTACCACACCCTGCTGACCCTTGACATGTGCGGGGTCTGCATGGTCAACACGCTGg GTGCCCTTCCCATCATCTACTGCACCCTCGCCTGCTCCCCGCTTCCCCGCAGCGCTGCCCTGCTGGCCTACACGGCGCTGTCCAGCTACGCCATCATCTGCGCGGTGACGGCCCACTCCAATGTGCGGCGCCTGCGCTCCTTCGCCTGGCAGGCCCTCTTCCGCTTCTTCTTCTTCTACCTGCGCTGGGCGGGCCTGGGCACGGGCCACCCCTCCTCACTGCGCTCATACCTCATCATGGACGGCCTGGCCCTGCTGGGGGGTGTCATCAACATCTCCCGCGTGCCTGAGCGCTGGCAACCCGGCCGCTTTGACTACTGGTTCAACAGCCACCAGATCATGCACGTGCTGGTGGTGGTCAGCATCCTCTACCTCCACTGGGGGGTGGTGGCCGACTTGCTGTGGGTCACCAGTTATGCCTGCCCCCAGGACTGA
- the PKMYT1 gene encoding membrane-associated tyrosine- and threonine-specific cdc2-inhibitory kinase: MPLPLDCAGAESQLSRTPLPVPVPAFFQEAERSFSAKKPGRPLSYTLPPRPRHKGTLTVSRVFAGRQPQPWSQPRPRSVSFRGSQARALAPRSRLYDPARREPFFSQCFQLLGRLGRGSFGEVYKVCSKEDGRLYAVKRSVEPFRGAGDRQRKLAEVRKHERVGRHPNCVSFVRAWEERGQLYIQTELCPASLLQHCEGRGKLPEGQVRACLWDLLQALRHLHSCGLLHMDVKPANVFLTKRRVCKLGDFGLVLELDRGDLSDAQEGDPRYMAPELLRGEYSEAADVFSLGMTILEIACNMELPNGGEGWQQLRQGYLPPEFTAGLSSELRALLAAMLDPDPRLRPSVEALLNSSIMRKTEKWRKLTLLVQDGLLRAASLCQGVGSFVRWLWAALCLPARWLSSWHRSVPVTPPCSPLLATLLDSSFSWDEEEEEEDGSLGEGVFEVSGVCGRHNHTCPGELLLQDKPPSSPPLNLHPSVGSTSTPRHLSPPETGSRRTRSSAVQGSPNLSRISPDSAPSSPGSPNGGSLRRTLAFEEEDDEQREESGPQGAGQHCSFEPRNLLSMFEDATVEQK, from the exons ATGCCGCTGCCCCTGGACTGCGCAGGGGCCGAGTCCCAGCTGAGCCGCACACCCCTGCCGGTGCCTGTGCCAGCCTTCTTCCAGGAGGCCGAGCGCAGCTTCTCAGCGAAGAAGCCAGGCCGCCCGCTCAGCTACACCCTCCCGCCCCGACCGCGCCACAAGGGCACCTTGACTGTCAGCCGGGTCTTTGCCGGCCGCCAaccgcagccctggagccagccccggcCGCGCAGCGTCTCCTTCCGTGGCTCCCAGGCCCGGGCGCTGGCCCCCCGTAGCCGCCTCTACGACCCTGCCCGCAGAGAGCCCTTCTTCAGCCAGTGCTTTCAGCTGCTGGGCCGGCTGGGGCGCGGCTCCTTCGGGGAGGTGTATAAG GTGTGCAGCAAGGAGGACGGGCGGCTGTATGCAGTGAAGCGCTCAGTGGAGCCATTCCGGGGCGCCGGCGACCGGCAGCGCAAGCTGGCTGAGGTGCGGAAGCACGAGCGGGTGGGGCGCCACCCCAACTGCGTGAGCTTCGTGCGGGCCTGGGAGGAGCGGGGTCAGCTGTACATCCAGACGGAGCTGTGCCCGGCCAGCCTGCTGCAGCACTGCGAGGGGCGCGGGAAGCTGCCCGAGGGCCAGGTGCGGGCCTGCCtctgggacctgctgcaggcactgCGCCACCTGCACTCCTGCGGGCTGCTGCACATGGACGTCAAGCCGGCCAACGTCTTCCTTACCAAGCGCCGTGTCTGCAAGCTGGGCGACTTTGGCCTGGTGCTGGAGTTGGACCGTGGGGACCTGAGTGACGCCCAGGAGGGTGACCCGCGCTACATGGCACCCGAGCTGCTGCGGGGAGAGTACAGTGAGGCGGCTGATGTCTTCAG CCTTGGCATGACTATCCTGGAAATCGCCTGCAATATGGAGCTGCCCAATGGAGGGGAGGGCTGGCAGCAGCTCCGGCAGGGCTACTTGCCCCCCGAATTCACTGCTG GTCTCTCCTCAGAGCTGCGGGCCCTGTTGGCTGCCATGTTGGACCCCGATCCCCGGCTCCGGCCCTCTGTGGAGGCGCTGCTCAACTCCAGCATCATGCGCAAGACAGAGAAGTGGCGCAAGCTGACACTGCTGGTGCAGGACGGACTCCTGAGAGCTGCTTCCTTGTGCCAG GGCGTTGGGAGTTTTGTGCGTTGGCTGTGGGCTGCCCTGTGCCTGCCGGCGCGCTGGCTCTCCAGCTGGCATCGCAGTGTGCCTGTTaccccgccctgctccccactACTTGCCACCCTGCTGGATAGCAGCTTCTCCTGggacgaagaggaggaggaggaagatgggagCCTGGGGGAGGGTGTGTTCGAGGTATCGGGAGTCTGCGGGCGGCATAACCATACATGCCCCGGGGAGCTGCTATTGCAGGACAA GCCCCCGAGCTCCCCACCGCTGAACTTGCATCCCTCTGTGGGCAGCACTTCCACCCCGCGCCACCTCTCTCCACCAGAGACCGGCAGCAGGAGGACGAG GTCCTCAGCTGTCCAGGGCAGCCCCAACCTGAGCCGCATCAGCCCAGATTCCGCCCCCAGCAGCCCCGGCTCCCCCAATGGGGGCAGCCTCCGCCGCACCCTGGCCTTCGAGGAGGAGGATGACGAGCAGAGGGAGGAGAGCGGCCCCCAGGGTGCAGGCCAGCATTGCTCCTTCGAGCCCAGGAACCTCTTGAGCATGTTCGAGGATGCCACCGTGGAGCAGAAGTGA